In Roseiconus lacunae, the DNA window TCGGGACAAAAGTGCGACGGCCAGCAACGGATCAAGACGACTGGTCGTCGAAGACGCTAAGTCTGACGCGTCGCCAACTAATCCCTCTCGATGCAGTTCGCCCAACGCCCGCGCCGCGCATAAACGAACGGTCACACGGCGGAGTGAATCTTTGGCAATCGCCTTGATGTCGTCTGAACTTTGAATGTCAACGATCGCAGCCAATCCTTCAATCGCTGTTCGAAGATCAACTTCACGTGCGGTTGCATCGTTCAACCGATTCGTCCAAGTATCCCGAAACGAATCATCTTTCCATTGAACTAATGCGGGTTCGACCAAACTACGAACCGGAGCCCCGTAGTCAGTCGCTTGCCGGACAAGAAATGGGATAAGACTTTTATCATTAAAGCGAATAACTGTCTTGATCGCAGACCGCCGAACCGATAGTGGCAACGATTTATCTTCGGTGAGTTCGACGATCGCCAGCAAAGCCTGATCGAGATCCGGCATGCCGCGTTGCTTAGCGATACCGATCGTATCGATCACGGTCCGCTGAAGCTGGGCATCGGAACGCTGCAATGCCTGTAGCCATAGTTTCAGTGGCTCCGGCGAAACCTCGATCAACCCTGGCGGGCTAACGAATTTCGGGGCTTCGTACATCACATAATCGACATCCAGAATCTGATCGGGACCTTTGTCCGTCCGTTCTTCAGTCCGTCCGTCGGCAACTGACACGTTGTCCGATCCGTCGGTAGATGTCTCTTGCGCATCGACGTTGAATGCCCCGGCCATCAAGCCGATCGCAGAGAGTACGATGAATCTCCAATTGGACTCGAGCACCGGTCGAATCCGCTTTCCCATGATGCGGTTTAGACGGGGCGTGTAAGTCGCCATACTTGGTATCCAAAAAGACAGAACATGATTGCAGATAAAATGCCAGCGAACCAAAACGCATCGGGTAGCAGATCGTAGGATTCGAAACCTGGCGAGTTAATGACCGATAAAGCCGCACAGGCTGGGTTTGTCGACAACGCGGCGTTGACGAAGTCGTAACCAAACGGGGCGTCACGTCCGAGCCAGACCAGTAACGGGGCGACGAAAATCGAGATCACGATGATGTACGTCACCGTTGTCGCGCTCGCCGTGGTCCGAAAGAAACTTCCCACGGCGGCGCTGACGGCAAGCGTGTAAATGACTGTCAGCAGCAAACAGAGTAATACCAACCGAACTTGGACGATCATCTGCGGCTGGATGTAGATCATCACCAAATAACCTGGCAGCGTGGCCAGAAGCACCAAAGTAAGCGTCCAGAGTACGCTGAGCAATTTTCCGCGGATGATCTTGCTCGCCGACAGCGGCGTTAAACGAAGCAACTCCCAACCGCTGCCATCACGTTCGCCGCTGATCAAGCCCGACGCCAAACTGGGTGTTAGTACGACGATCAGAATCACCTGCAAAACAACCATCAGGCCGCCGATCGTCTCGGTTCCCCAGGCGGTCACGCTGGTCGCCGCGGCAAAGGTGAGCGCGACCGACAACATGGCCGAAATCGCGACAAGTCGGAACAACCATTGAGACCGCCCGAAGCGACGACAGCGGAACTCCTTGACCATCACCGGATTTAAGTACCAGGGGATACCCGCTTTGCGACGCTGCGGATCGACGATGTACATCAACCGGCGAAGTACACGCTCGCCCGTACTCCGGTCATCGGTGATCACGCCTTGAGCCCGCGAACGGTCAAAGATCCGATAATTCAGCCGTGACAGTGTCCAGACCGCACAAACGAGACTGCTAATCGATGCAAAGACGACGAAACGCGGCCAAGTTGACTGGCCGATCAAACCTCGTTGACCAGGCGATGATTGTTGCATCAATTCGGTCAGGACCGGGATCGGCGAAACGCTTCTAAGGTAACCGGAGACGGTCCCAAGGATTCCCGCATCGCCGACAAAAAACGCAGCGGGAAGTAGCGTCAGCAACGCCGTAACGAAAATCGCAGTGTAGGTGATTCGTACGCCCGCATCGGCAGTGTGGACATAGCTACTGACCAACATCGCCAAGGTCACGTAATGAACGATCAACAGCACCAGCAGCAAATAAAAACGCAAGATACCGCTATAAAGATCGACGCCCCCCATCACATAGCACGCCGCCGCACCGGGCAGGCTGGCCATCAATACCAGCGCGGCGAACATCAAGATGCCTGCCAGTTTTCCGAGGTAAATCTTCAGTGGCGTGAGTGGCGAGTTCAGTAATAACGCCAGCGTACCGTCGTTCTTTTCGTTGACGATCGAAACCGCTGGAAATGCCGGGACCAAGAAAATCACACCGGCTAACAATCCGTAGCCGAACATGCGAAACACCTGAAGGGACTGTTTGCCACTTAGATCGACAGTCCCCGCACTCGGCCATCGCAAAAGAACCGCGACCATAAAAACAATCGTCAGTCCGAAAAGCACCGCGAAGGCCTTTCGCGAACGCAAGATTCCCAAGAACTCGCGTTTCGCGACCGGGTTGGATGCGGAATCTGCCGTCGTTTGGGCGTGTCCGGAACTAGATTGAGGGATTGCTTCTGTAGCCATTGGTTACGCTTCCACCTTCGCCGCATCGGCGTCGTTGCCCTGACCGGCAACCGATAGAAAGGCGTCTTCCAGGTCCGTCGGAACTTCACGAAATTGCGATACCACTTGCCCTTGCTCGATCAAGTGAGCTAATAGCGGGGCGAGTTCCGCATCGGTCTTGCTGGTCGAGAAGCGAACAATTCCCTCGGCATGAGCCGCTTCGGCCGTCGTCTCGCCCGATGTACTTTCGAGCCAACGGTTGGTCACCGAAGTCGCTTGGTCAACTTTTTCGGCATTGACGAGCTGGACTTCCATTGTCCGTCGCTGTTTGATGTCAAGCATGATTTCGTCAACCGTCCCGAAGGCACGTAGTTTGCCTTTGGTGATCATCGCGACGATATCACAGACTCGGGCTAGTTCCGGCAAAATATGGCTGGTAACGATAAGCGTCTTTCCCATTTCAGCCAGACGCAGAAGCATGATGCGCATGTCGATTCGAGCTTGCGGATCCAATCCGTTGGCCGGCTCGTCGAGAATTAAGACTTCCGGATCGTGCATCAAAGTTCTGGCAATCGCGACGCGTTGTTGCATCCCGCGACTGAGTGCGTCGACAAATAAATCTTTCATGTAGGTCGCACCGGCAATCTCCAGTACTTCGTCGATGCGTTTCATACGCGGACGGCGACCGATACCATACGCGGCGCCGAAAAAGTCGAGGTACTCGCCGACACGCATATTGTTGTACTTGCCAAAATCATCAGGCATGTAGCCGACGAGGCGTTTAATTTTACGGGCTTCGGTCACACAATCGGCCCCGGCGATTCGTGCCGATCCACTGGTCGGCCGGGCCAAGCCGACAAGGATGCGAATCGTGGTGGTCTTCCCCGCCCCATTGGGACCGATAAAGCCAAGAATCTGCCCGCGCGAGACCTGAATGGAAAGCGAATCGAGCGCCGTAAATTCGTCGTAGCGTTTTGTCAGTTCGTGTGTTTGAACGACGGGTTCGTCTGAAAGAGAAGGCTTTGTCACGGATGCTGTCGAAAGGCGGTAAGGAAGGGGCCCTAGATGGAAATTGCAAGTGTTGCACGAAAACTTGCTCTATCGCACCACGCCCTCGGCATCGATCGTCAGTTGATCGATTTGCCAAGTTTTATTGGTGTTGTCTGATTCAAGAATGATGGGGGCTAGGCCCTCGGGGAAATCTTGCGAGTTTGGCGACTCGCTTCCCGGGGTCGCGCGACGGCTTTGCTGTGGAGACGGTGCAATGGAGGAATCATCGCCCGGATCCGTCGGTGCACCGACAGACACAGTCAAAACCAAGCCCCCGTGTTGATCGGTTTCCAGCACCGAAGGATCATCGATCGTAAAGCGAACCGTTCCCGTCGGGCTGTTTTCCTCGAACACCGTGGACGATTGGTCGCCATGAATCGCTTTGATCGTCACTAGGCGTTCGGGGGCCGAGATGCGAAGTGTGACGTTAACACGCTCCAAATCGACTTGCCCGATCGCAGTGGGAAAACGAAACAAAAGATCGGTTTCAGTTGACTTCGTCACATCGGTCAGCCACTTCCCACTGCGAGGATTGAAGAGTGCTGAGATCCCACGATATTTGGCAAACGAATCGATCTCGATAAACGTCGATGGGATTCGGATGCGAGCCCCCGATTGTGGCGGAACGATCTTCACGGGGACCGAGACGAGTGCCGTTCCCGTGCGAACGAATGATTCGGAGATGCCCAGACCAATGTCTGTCGGGTCGGTCCAGTACAACAACTGAGTCCCGTTGGCTAAGAAACTTTGCTCTGCATCGGCGAACAGTTCTCGAAGTACTTCTTGTCGTTTTGATTGGGTGTCATCCATCAATGTTGCCGAAACGAATTGTCCGTCCGTCAAACTATCTTCGGCCCGAATTCGCACTTCGATCCTGTCGTCGTTGACCGATGACGTTGCGGCTGTATTGGCTGCTGGAAACGAGGCAAGAAAGGGATCTTCGATCGTTGCCGTCGCTGAGTTTGGAAAGCTGCCGAGGAATCCTGCTTCGTCAAAAGTACCGACGAGCGGATGAACCAATGACGCCGAATCGGAACCATTTTCTGTCGACTGGACGAACGCGGTCGAATCAGAAAACCAGTTTTCAACGGTACCGGGCGGCTGATCCGGTTGGATCCAGCGACTCGATCCGTTATCAAGCCACTGCGCTCGCTTGGTGCGGTTGCCGGACCAGTCGAGAGGTTGAACAAACGTGTTTGGGGCGGACGACAATTCAATCGGTATTTCCTCTTGGCAATAGACCGCGAAAGTCGATTGGATGTCTGCTTCGTTGGTCGCGTCGTTAAGCACAACTAGTTGTGCCGAAGCTATGGTTGTCGGAATCGATCCCGAGTTCATCTTGCCAATCCATAACATCGCCGTACTAGAAATGATTGCGACCACGGGAACCAACAGCGCGAGTCGCTCAAGCCGTTGTTGACGCATCCACCAAAGTCCACCGAGGGCGATCAAGATGGTGTTGGAAACCATCAATAATGCCGCAATGCCTCGGCTCGGGATTTGATAGCCGATTTGGTCGTTGACCACGGGGACCATCGCCGTGACCGAATCGATTGGTTTTGCACGAGGCTCGAACAAACGACGCGAGATTTGCCCCAGTCCGATCGACGCTCGACCTTCAGGAAGCATCCAGCCCTCGATTCCCAGCGTGGTAAACAAAACTTCGCCGTCACCGACCGGTTGCCAAAACGCCGCGGGCCAACCGTCGATCTGGCAACTGATATCGTCGGATTCAGTCAAGACCCGCACGAAGTCAACCGGACGTTCAGATTCCCATGATTCACTCGTGAAGTTTGACGAGTAAACAACGTCCGAGGTTTCGAGCTTGAATTGATTCAGTTGTGTCGCATCGGCGATATCGTAAACGGCATCATCACCAAGTAGTTCGCGGACAATTCCCGAATCGGTGCGATCAAGCATGATCCATAAGCGACCTCCGCGACGGAGCCAACGGCGAATCGTGCCGACGCCTGCGGTGTCGTTTGAAAGTGAATTGCCGGCGATCACAATCTGATCGAGCTGGTCGAGGCCGCCATGGGTATCGGGAAGCAGGTTCGCTGCGAATGCGATGTTGGGTAATTCCATCGATTGTTGGATCGCAGTCGAACGACCGACATTGATGAAACTCATCAGAGCCTGTAAACGGTCGACTTGGCGTCCGGTAAAGTCAATCTCCGCCGCGTCAGAAATGACGCCTGTATTGATCTCCATTTCAGTCAACAACAGCGATCGCTCGACGATGGCCGAGTCTGTCCAATCGGGCCGCAGCGACTCGCCATCGGGGCCTTCTTCCAGCGACATCGTTGTCAGTGGGATGTTGACCCGTTCTGGATCTTGCTGAGGCGGTATCAGCACAGGCAACCAAGTTTTCCGGCGTGACTTGGCCGGAAGCCAAAACTTCGACGAGAATTGGACTTCTGGGTCTCCATCGATGTAGACCGAAACAGTCTCCGTCTTCTCTTCGTCGGTTCGGTTGACGCCGACGACACTCAGTGGCGTCCAACGATTCCCCGAAGCTCGTTGCACGATTGATGGTGCGATCGTGACTGACGTACCCTGCGGCCGAGGCTTCTCGTCATCAGTCGCTGGCATACTCGGCCGAGAGTCCCCTTGCCCGCCGTCTTGCGCGTCGGTTTGAGCGAAACAAACCGTCGAGAACAGACCTGCGCTTCCCGACAAGCAAACAAACGCAGCAATGCAAATCAACAGCGGTCGCGGCGCGAGAGGTCGAAACGGGGTTAGGGACATAAGTCAGGATCAATCCGGGGCTGCGGACGGTGACTGCAGGCAAATGCCTCAGTCAAAGGAGGCGAAGCAAGATCCTAACGGTGTTTAACGGTAATTAAAACTGTCTAACACCCAGTTCAAGGTGATTTTAGGTTCAGTCGATTTGTGAACGCCAGAGTTTGTCCCGGTTAGCCAAATAAACCAGGGCCCATCAACCAATTCGAGGCTTCGAAATCGACGATTCCGCTTGTTTCTTCCGACGAACGGAGTTTTCCCCGATCAATGGAAGCTGGTCAGATTCGTTCGTTCGCGACCTATGGGTTTACCTCTCGATGGCCCCAATACCACCCCTCTGTCGATGGCGTATAATTCGGGCCCAATGCGATGGTGAGATCTAGCAATCGAAGCCAACTTTGACATTCTTTCCGCAGCGCGATCATAGATGCCGCGCTCGGTTGCATTGGTTTCGCTACTGTGTCGCTTGAGGAGTGTTCGGTCAATGAAAGGCGTTTTGTATCCGGTTCGATCGCACGTCCATTCACTCGTGTCGACGATTCACGCACTCGGCGGCTGCCAATTGCGTTTACCTCAAGCGATATCGTGTTTGCCTTCTGTGACACTGAGGGTCGTTGGAATCGTCACGTTGGCCATGGGGGCTCATGCTCTTCCCGCCAGAGCTCAGGAAATGAACCTGGTCGCATCGCCACCGACGGATTCAACCATTGCGATCATCGGAGCAAAGTTGATTGACGGACGAGGCGGCCCCCCTGCAAACGATGCTTGTATCGTGATTCGTGGCGACCGAATCGCCGATGTCGGCAAGCGAACCGAGATCACGATTCCCGATGGAGCGACGGTGATCGATGCGGCCGGTAAAACTGTATTGCCAGGATTCTTTGATACCCACTTTCACTCTCGCCA includes these proteins:
- a CDS encoding ABC transporter permease, whose protein sequence is MATEAIPQSSSGHAQTTADSASNPVAKREFLGILRSRKAFAVLFGLTIVFMVAVLLRWPSAGTVDLSGKQSLQVFRMFGYGLLAGVIFLVPAFPAVSIVNEKNDGTLALLLNSPLTPLKIYLGKLAGILMFAALVLMASLPGAAACYVMGGVDLYSGILRFYLLLVLLIVHYVTLAMLVSSYVHTADAGVRITYTAIFVTALLTLLPAAFFVGDAGILGTVSGYLRSVSPIPVLTELMQQSSPGQRGLIGQSTWPRFVVFASISSLVCAVWTLSRLNYRIFDRSRAQGVITDDRSTGERVLRRLMYIVDPQRRKAGIPWYLNPVMVKEFRCRRFGRSQWLFRLVAISAMLSVALTFAAATSVTAWGTETIGGLMVVLQVILIVVLTPSLASGLISGERDGSGWELLRLTPLSASKIIRGKLLSVLWTLTLVLLATLPGYLVMIYIQPQMIVQVRLVLLCLLLTVIYTLAVSAAVGSFFRTTASATTVTYIIVISIFVAPLLVWLGRDAPFGYDFVNAALSTNPACAALSVINSPGFESYDLLPDAFWFAGILSAIMFCLFGYQVWRLTRPV
- a CDS encoding ABC transporter ATP-binding protein; the protein is MTKPSLSDEPVVQTHELTKRYDEFTALDSLSIQVSRGQILGFIGPNGAGKTTTIRILVGLARPTSGSARIAGADCVTEARKIKRLVGYMPDDFGKYNNMRVGEYLDFFGAAYGIGRRPRMKRIDEVLEIAGATYMKDLFVDALSRGMQQRVAIARTLMHDPEVLILDEPANGLDPQARIDMRIMLLRLAEMGKTLIVTSHILPELARVCDIVAMITKGKLRAFGTVDEIMLDIKQRRTMEVQLVNAEKVDQATSVTNRWLESTSGETTAEAAHAEGIVRFSTSKTDAELAPLLAHLIEQGQVVSQFREVPTDLEDAFLSVAGQGNDADAAKVEA